In Pyrus communis chromosome 8, drPyrComm1.1, whole genome shotgun sequence, one genomic interval encodes:
- the LOC137743254 gene encoding AP2/ERF and B3 domain-containing transcription factor At1g51120: MAEDASIMISSAQRNVGLETSDSNETDFALLHQNKRARHDNDVSFAKFKGVVPQQNGHWGAQIYANHQRIWLGTFKSEKEAAMAYDSAAVKLRNGKDLHRNFPWTNFTIQEPDFQNHYTTDAIIKMIRDGSYPSKFDAFVRSQTQSRIEEMSKGTNPIRVHGDGQVLCRQLFQKELTPSDVGKLNRLVIPKKYAVEYFPCICENVEENVTEDIELVFYDKLMRVWKFRYCYWRSSQSFVFTRGWNRFVKENNLKANDVITFYACESDGQVIREEDRESTTFWLIDVMHSEGESKRLCLVEEANECKDLQVKLELNLGECSSYKFQKGEGKYSEDHRASIAEEKGIRLFGVNIN; this comes from the coding sequence CGCTGCTACATCAGAATAAGCGCGCGAGGCACGACAATGATGTCTCATTTGCAAAGTTCAAAGGGGTTgtgccacaacaaaatggtcaCTGGGGTGCACAAATATATGCAAACCACCAAAGAATTTGGCTTGGCACCTTCAAATCTGAGAAGGAAGCTGCCATGGCTTACGATAGTGCGGCAGTCAAGCTTCGAAATGGTAAAGATTTGCATAGAAATTTTCCTTGGACCAACTTCACCATTCAAGAGCCTGATTTCCAAAACCATTACACAACAGATgcaataataaaaatgattagGGATGGTTCCTATCCATCCAAATTTGATGCCTTTGTGAGGTCCCAAACACAATCTCGAATTGAGGAAATGAGCAAGGGCACCAACCCAATAAGAGTGCATGGCGATGGACAAGTTCTGTGTCGGCAACTCTTCCAAAAAGAACTTACTCCAAGTGATGTGGGTAAGCTCAATAGGCTTGTGATTCCAAAGAAATACGCGGTCGAGTATTTCCCTTGTATTTGTGAGAATGTGGAAGAAAATGTGACTGAGGACATTGAGCTAGTTTTCTATGACAAGCTCATGAGGGTTTGGAAGTTTAGGTATTGCTATTGGAGGAGTAGCCAAAGCTTTGTGTTCACAAGGGGTTGGAATAGGTTTGTGAAGGAAAACAATTTGAAGGCAAATGATGTGATCACATTTTATGCATGTGAGAGTGATGGTCAAGTGATAAGAGAGGAAGATAGAGAAAGTACTACATTTTGGTTAATTGATGTAATGCACAGTGAAGGTGAAAGCAAGAGATTATGTTTGGTTGAGGAGGCCAATGAGTGTAAGGATTTGCAGGTAAAATTGGAACTAAATTTGGGGGAGTGTAGCAGCTACAAGTTTCAAAAAGGTGAAGGTAAATATAGTGAAGATCACAGGGCATCCATAGCCGAGGAGAAAGGAATTAGGCTATTTGGTGTGAATATTAATTAA